The sequence below is a genomic window from Ipomoea triloba cultivar NCNSP0323 chromosome 10, ASM357664v1.
AAATTAAGTTTGAAAATCACGGTCATTAAATATGTCTCATATTTCCTTGAATCAAATAAGGACATGCAAAACATTTCATTAAAAATGTCTCATATTTCAGTTTATGTGATTGTTGAGGATAATTTCATTAACCATCGATGCTTGACATTAGCtgacaaccaaaggtcaagTCAGTTGCACACTTTGTAAGAGCATTTTTAAGAGTTAGATTTTTTTAGATGATTGTTTCGGTGCCACAACGTGAACATGAGAAGGAAAatgagataaaaaaaaagaaaaaaaattttgataaaaacataaaattaaataaaaaataagtcaCATTTACGCGCCTTGCTGGCGTGTGCACTGCTAGGCACGATAGTGCTCCAACGTGTAGCTAGCGAgacaacacttttttttttttttttttttttgcaatgaaTCCcacaaaaaactaaattttgCCAATGGTAaaaaattttctctctctcaccTCTCACCTCAATCTAAACATAAAAATTATGAAGTCTTAAGGCAAAggagatagaaaaaaaaatgaatctataaattaataatttatcgTTAatgtaaagaattaagaaatagGGAAAACCTCTAAAATGTCGCCAACATTGACAACAAAGGCATCAGGGAGGAACTTCACTGGGATCCAATTCCCATCGTCAGATTTGACCTGCAACCCATCAACGCCGTTAACCTGGTGGAGGATGGTGATCAAGGTGGCATCGGAGTGCGGCGTAAGCCCCGTCACCAACTCCGGTTTAGGACACGGCGGATAATAAGTCATCCTTATGGATTGCGTCCCATCCTCTGCTATATCTTCCATTTCTCTCTTCCCAATCTTTGATGTTTGAGCAATAAACCCTAGAAGTGCTCTTGAAAGATCTTGCAATTGCAATATGTAAGCTTCTACAGCCTCCCTATGTATAATAAACACAAAACACTCCATGAAGCACACATTTTACATCAttcaataatcaaattaaataatcaaagagatatttggtaaatagttgttagttgataactgttagctgattgagttagtaggtttgactagttgatagctgattgtaaaaagatgtttcgTAAATaagttgttagctgataactgattACATGCAAGTTACCTGAGTGATGAAGGGAGCTTAGGAAGTAGATGAGGATTCCTTTTGTGAATAGGGTTGGTGGTCATATAAAACCTATCAGCCCAGTCAACTTTTTGATCATCAGAGAAGAGAATGGTTTGGCCATAGCCTTCAGCTATACCAGTACTGAATTTGTATAGCATTTTCTCTTCCAGGGGAAGGCTGTAAAattcttcaattccattccttaGTTTTGCCAGGACTGAAGGGTTGACTCCATGATTCACTAGCTGTAAATTGATGAAGTAGTGATATATATTATACTGTATCTCTATTCACATGCCATAAAATCTTGGATAATCtgagaggaaaaataaaaagaaaaaaaaacctgaaATATGCCCCAGTCTTTGCAAGCTGAGTGTAGCTTCTGTAGCCCAAGATCCTTGGTTTCTTCCATGAGTAAAGCTTGGAGATCAATGGTGGGGATTGATGGGCTAGAGTTAGAAGAGGAAATTATGGGTTCTTGATTAACACAAATATAGCGATTTGGAATGGTAAGCATAGGCACTTTGGCTAGTTCTTGAATGCTTACTGAACTCTCTTTCATGGCTAGCTGTGATGATGGAGATGAGGCCATTGAATATTTTTACTTAAACGTGTATATGCATGAGGCTACCACATGCATAAGAAGGTATTTATAAGGAAACCCcatcaatataataaataatgtacaagtattttttttttttgagaataaaaacttaattaattaaatcatcAACAACACAATCACCAAGAAAAGGAGGAGGGTTAtcaaaccactccccgcaacctgactcagaaaCGGCCTCCCGAGCAACAATGTGGGCGGCACAATTCGCGAATCGCTTTACAAAACGAAAATCAACATTAACAATTGACGATGCTAATTCCTTTATATCCCCTGCTATTAAACCAAAAGTAGAAACAAAATCAGGACTAAAAATAGCTTTAAAAACCAATTGAGAGTCAGTTTCCACGTCAACGTCCCCCAAACCGATATCCGTCAACCAACTCAGGGCTTCTCTCATACTAATTGCTTCAGTTTCCTTTGCTCCATAAATCCCATGCACGCACATATTTTTTGCAGCCAAGAATGTACCATTATGATCCCTCAAGACCCAACCAAAACCCATTTTACCATCGCCAACATTTGTGGCAGCATCTGTATTTATCTTCAATCTTCCATAATGTGGTTTCTCCCACCTAACAACAGAAGCCATGGATGGAGTCGCAACAGATAGGCCCATAGCAGCAAGCCAATTCTCTAGAAACAATAGCGCTTGTCTTACCATCAACTGAAGATCAAAAGTGGCGCCATTCCAAACACAAGCATTTCGGCTGGACCAAATTCCCCAACATATCATAATACATTTAGGGATCATGTCAACATGAAGGACATCAAAGCATGTAAAAAACCAATCAGTAGCCACATTACCCATAGCATAAGGCACAGATAATCCAACCACACCGTACGCTTGCCTTGCTTCATGGCACTGAGCAAACATATGTATTGCACTCTCCTCTTCCATCCTGCACATGTGGCAAATCAGAGAACAGTCAACATGTTTCCTTAATAATGCATCCCCGGTACGCAAGTAAGATGATGCCAGCTGCCAACAAAAGGATTTAACCTTTAGTGGCACATTAATATTCTAGATTTTCCGCCAAGGGCAGTCA
It includes:
- the LOC116032327 gene encoding codeine O-demethylase-like, whose translation is MASSPSSQLAMKESSVSIQELAKVPMLTIPNRYICVNQEPIISSSNSSPSIPTIDLQALLMEETKDLGLQKLHSACKDWGIFQLVNHGVNPSVLAKLRNGIEEFYSLPLEEKMLYKFSTGIAEGYGQTILFSDDQKVDWADRFYMTTNPIHKRNPHLLPKLPSSLREAVEAYILQLQDLSRALLGFIAQTSKIGKREMEDIAEDGTQSIRMTYYPPCPKPELVTGLTPHSDATLITILHQVNGVDGLQVKSDDGNWIPVKFLPDAFVVNVGDILEIEMFSNGLYKSVEHRVMVDSTKERISIAMFFNAKFEAEIGLARCLINEENPPAFRRMKMEEYVKEFFSRKLDGKSFLDRMRIQKVNAKPDIIGQNLIS